A stretch of the Takifugu flavidus isolate HTHZ2018 chromosome 1, ASM371156v2, whole genome shotgun sequence genome encodes the following:
- the LOC130539931 gene encoding FERM domain-containing protein 6-like isoform X5 has protein sequence MRMQQKRRVCVLLPNKQRMDRPIRVGARASDVFQSVAEHLGIAELQMFGLAVLRDNEYLFLDLDKKLSSYFGRRWKSYSSKIQFILFLRVQFYLPRGQLIHSSEVRELYYAELRQKVLWSQSRHQEALFFQLAACALQADVGDVELGERNDEKSKQRLYFLPEDYFPPWLIKHRGRDFLLQHCPVLHVELRGLTRTQAILQFIKEANSLQDGAVVFYRMRKDVEGRKWLLHDFLWTDIDRITFQGNRFEISAVGSLCLPKLVFYTPSAFHSKHVLKHLRDSHRLHINTRDAVCYLQQLEDTEASQLHREAYICDTTSLKHRPQAWPGQKEEEEEEEEFELSVDEPEEFLVDDPDEVPWLAELLNSAPVSAPLVMRSSRWAAVTMEMKQVLSGKADEGVPVD, from the exons ATGAGGATGCAGCAGAAACGACGAGTCTGTGTCCTGTTACCAAACAAGCAGCGGATGGATCGTCCGATCAGG GTGGGAGCCAGAGCCAGTGACGTGTTCCAAAGCGTGGCGGAACATCTCGGCATCGCAGAGCTCCAGATGTTCGGCCTGGCGGTTCTCAGAG ATAATGAATACCTCTTCCTTGATTTGGATAAAAAGCTGAGCAGCTACTTTGGCCGAAGATGGAAGAGTTACTCTTCAAAG ATCCAATTCATCTTGTTCCTGAGAGTACAGTTTTATTTACCAAGGGGACAGCTCATACA TAGCAGTGAGGTGAGGGAGCTTTACTACGCTGAGCTGCGGCAGAAGGTGCTGTGGTCGCAGAGTCGCCATCAGGAAGCTTTGTTCTTCCAGCTGGCGGCGTGTGCTCTTCAAGCTGATGTTGGAGACGTGGAACTGGGAGAGAGGAATGACGAGAAGTCTAAACAAAGGCTATACTTTCTTCCTGAAGATTATTTTCCACCATGG ctaataaagcatcGTGGACGAGACTTTCTCCTCCAGCATTGTCCTGTGTTACACGTCGAGCTGAGAGGCCTCACTCGCACCCAGGCCATCCTACAGTTTATAAAAGAGGCCAACAGTCTGCAGGATGGAGCAGTCGTATTTTACAGGATGAGAAAG GATGTGGAAGGGAGGAAGTGGCTCTTGCATGATTTTCTGTGGACTGATATCGACCGGATCACCTTCCAG ggCAACAGATTTGAAATCTCTGCAGTGGGCTCTTTGTGCCTCCCTAAGCTGGTGTTCTACACTCCCTCTGCCTTCCACTCCAAACATGTCCTGAAACACCTCAGAGACAGCCATCGCCTTCACATCAACACCAGAGATGCAGTCTGCTacctccagcagctggaagacaCAGAAG CCAGCCAACTGCATAGAGAAGCCTATATCTGTGACACCACAAGCCTGAAACACAGACCACAAGCCTGGCCtggacagaaggaggaagaggaggaggaggagg AGTTTGAGTTGTCTGTGGATGAGCCAGAGGAGTTTCTCGTGGATGACCCAGATGAAGTGCCATGGCTGGCCGAGCTGCTCAACAGCGCACCTGTCAGCGCACCTTTGGTGATGCGTTCTTCACGCTGGGCAG CCGTCACTATGGAAATGAAACAG GTTCTCAGTGGCAAAGCTGATGAAGGAGTTCCTGTGGACTAA
- the LOC130539931 gene encoding FERM domain-containing protein 6-like isoform X3: MRMQQKRRVCVLLPNKQRMDRPIRVGARASDVFQSVAEHLGIAELQMFGLAVLRDNEYLFLDLDKKLSSYFGRRWKSYSSKKLNQQWNPLTHVCHIWSCSSSEVRELYYAELRQKVLWSQSRHQEALFFQLAACALQADVGDVELGERNDEKSKQRLYFLPEDYFPPWLIKHRGRDFLLQHCPVLHVELRGLTRTQAILQFIKEANSLQDGAVVFYRMRKQKKELKSSFLLGVALSGVCIYQDVEGRKWLLHDFLWTDIDRITFQGNRFEISAVGSLCLPKLVFYTPSAFHSKHVLKHLRDSHRLHINTRDAVCYLQQLEDTEASQLHREAYICDTTSLKHRPQAWPGQKEEEEEEEEFELSVDEPEEFLVDDPDEVPWLAELLNSAPVSAPLVMRSSRWAAVTMEMKQVLSGKADEGVPVD, translated from the exons ATGAGGATGCAGCAGAAACGACGAGTCTGTGTCCTGTTACCAAACAAGCAGCGGATGGATCGTCCGATCAGG GTGGGAGCCAGAGCCAGTGACGTGTTCCAAAGCGTGGCGGAACATCTCGGCATCGCAGAGCTCCAGATGTTCGGCCTGGCGGTTCTCAGAG ATAATGAATACCTCTTCCTTGATTTGGATAAAAAGCTGAGCAGCTACTTTGGCCGAAGATGGAAGAGTTACTCTTCAAAG AAGCTAAACCAGCAGTGGAACCCTCTCACTCACGTTTGTCATATTTGGTCGTGCAGTAGCAGTGAGGTGAGGGAGCTTTACTACGCTGAGCTGCGGCAGAAGGTGCTGTGGTCGCAGAGTCGCCATCAGGAAGCTTTGTTCTTCCAGCTGGCGGCGTGTGCTCTTCAAGCTGATGTTGGAGACGTGGAACTGGGAGAGAGGAATGACGAGAAGTCTAAACAAAGGCTATACTTTCTTCCTGAAGATTATTTTCCACCATGG ctaataaagcatcGTGGACGAGACTTTCTCCTCCAGCATTGTCCTGTGTTACACGTCGAGCTGAGAGGCCTCACTCGCACCCAGGCCATCCTACAGTTTATAAAAGAGGCCAACAGTCTGCAGGATGGAGCAGTCGTATTTTACAGGATGAGAAAG cagaaaaaggagCTAAAAAGTTCCTTTCTTCTTGGTGTGGCACTAAGTGGAGTCTGTATTTATCAG GATGTGGAAGGGAGGAAGTGGCTCTTGCATGATTTTCTGTGGACTGATATCGACCGGATCACCTTCCAG ggCAACAGATTTGAAATCTCTGCAGTGGGCTCTTTGTGCCTCCCTAAGCTGGTGTTCTACACTCCCTCTGCCTTCCACTCCAAACATGTCCTGAAACACCTCAGAGACAGCCATCGCCTTCACATCAACACCAGAGATGCAGTCTGCTacctccagcagctggaagacaCAGAAG CCAGCCAACTGCATAGAGAAGCCTATATCTGTGACACCACAAGCCTGAAACACAGACCACAAGCCTGGCCtggacagaaggaggaagaggaggaggaggagg AGTTTGAGTTGTCTGTGGATGAGCCAGAGGAGTTTCTCGTGGATGACCCAGATGAAGTGCCATGGCTGGCCGAGCTGCTCAACAGCGCACCTGTCAGCGCACCTTTGGTGATGCGTTCTTCACGCTGGGCAG CCGTCACTATGGAAATGAAACAG GTTCTCAGTGGCAAAGCTGATGAAGGAGTTCCTGTGGACTAA
- the LOC130539931 gene encoding FERM domain-containing protein 6-like isoform X2 gives MRMQQKRRVCVLLPNKQRMDRPIRVGARASDVFQSVAEHLGIAELQMFGLAVLRDNEYLFLDLDKKLSSYFGRRWKSYSSKIQFILFLRVQFYLPRGQLIHSSEVRELYYAELRQKVLWSQSRHQEALFFQLAACALQADVGDVELGERNDEKSKQRLYFLPEDYFPPWLIKHRGRDFLLQHCPVLHVELRGLTRTQAILQFIKEANSLQDGAVVFYRMRKKKELKSSFLLGVALSGVCIYQDVEGRKWLLHDFLWTDIDRITFQGNRFEISAVGSLCLPKLVFYTPSAFHSKHVLKHLRDSHRLHINTRDAVCYLQQLEDTEASQLHREAYICDTTSLKHRPQAWPGQKEEEEEEEEFELSVDEPEEFLVDDPDEVPWLAELLNSAPVSAPLVMRSSRWAAVTMEMKQVLSGKADEGVPVD, from the exons ATGAGGATGCAGCAGAAACGACGAGTCTGTGTCCTGTTACCAAACAAGCAGCGGATGGATCGTCCGATCAGG GTGGGAGCCAGAGCCAGTGACGTGTTCCAAAGCGTGGCGGAACATCTCGGCATCGCAGAGCTCCAGATGTTCGGCCTGGCGGTTCTCAGAG ATAATGAATACCTCTTCCTTGATTTGGATAAAAAGCTGAGCAGCTACTTTGGCCGAAGATGGAAGAGTTACTCTTCAAAG ATCCAATTCATCTTGTTCCTGAGAGTACAGTTTTATTTACCAAGGGGACAGCTCATACA TAGCAGTGAGGTGAGGGAGCTTTACTACGCTGAGCTGCGGCAGAAGGTGCTGTGGTCGCAGAGTCGCCATCAGGAAGCTTTGTTCTTCCAGCTGGCGGCGTGTGCTCTTCAAGCTGATGTTGGAGACGTGGAACTGGGAGAGAGGAATGACGAGAAGTCTAAACAAAGGCTATACTTTCTTCCTGAAGATTATTTTCCACCATGG ctaataaagcatcGTGGACGAGACTTTCTCCTCCAGCATTGTCCTGTGTTACACGTCGAGCTGAGAGGCCTCACTCGCACCCAGGCCATCCTACAGTTTATAAAAGAGGCCAACAGTCTGCAGGATGGAGCAGTCGTATTTTACAGGATGAGAAAG aaaaaggagCTAAAAAGTTCCTTTCTTCTTGGTGTGGCACTAAGTGGAGTCTGTATTTATCAG GATGTGGAAGGGAGGAAGTGGCTCTTGCATGATTTTCTGTGGACTGATATCGACCGGATCACCTTCCAG ggCAACAGATTTGAAATCTCTGCAGTGGGCTCTTTGTGCCTCCCTAAGCTGGTGTTCTACACTCCCTCTGCCTTCCACTCCAAACATGTCCTGAAACACCTCAGAGACAGCCATCGCCTTCACATCAACACCAGAGATGCAGTCTGCTacctccagcagctggaagacaCAGAAG CCAGCCAACTGCATAGAGAAGCCTATATCTGTGACACCACAAGCCTGAAACACAGACCACAAGCCTGGCCtggacagaaggaggaagaggaggaggaggagg AGTTTGAGTTGTCTGTGGATGAGCCAGAGGAGTTTCTCGTGGATGACCCAGATGAAGTGCCATGGCTGGCCGAGCTGCTCAACAGCGCACCTGTCAGCGCACCTTTGGTGATGCGTTCTTCACGCTGGGCAG CCGTCACTATGGAAATGAAACAG GTTCTCAGTGGCAAAGCTGATGAAGGAGTTCCTGTGGACTAA
- the LOC130539931 gene encoding FERM domain-containing protein 6-like isoform X1, whose translation MRMQQKRRVCVLLPNKQRMDRPIRVGARASDVFQSVAEHLGIAELQMFGLAVLRDNEYLFLDLDKKLSSYFGRRWKSYSSKIQFILFLRVQFYLPRGQLIHSSEVRELYYAELRQKVLWSQSRHQEALFFQLAACALQADVGDVELGERNDEKSKQRLYFLPEDYFPPWLIKHRGRDFLLQHCPVLHVELRGLTRTQAILQFIKEANSLQDGAVVFYRMRKQKKELKSSFLLGVALSGVCIYQDVEGRKWLLHDFLWTDIDRITFQGNRFEISAVGSLCLPKLVFYTPSAFHSKHVLKHLRDSHRLHINTRDAVCYLQQLEDTEASQLHREAYICDTTSLKHRPQAWPGQKEEEEEEEEFELSVDEPEEFLVDDPDEVPWLAELLNSAPVSAPLVMRSSRWAAVTMEMKQVLSGKADEGVPVD comes from the exons ATGAGGATGCAGCAGAAACGACGAGTCTGTGTCCTGTTACCAAACAAGCAGCGGATGGATCGTCCGATCAGG GTGGGAGCCAGAGCCAGTGACGTGTTCCAAAGCGTGGCGGAACATCTCGGCATCGCAGAGCTCCAGATGTTCGGCCTGGCGGTTCTCAGAG ATAATGAATACCTCTTCCTTGATTTGGATAAAAAGCTGAGCAGCTACTTTGGCCGAAGATGGAAGAGTTACTCTTCAAAG ATCCAATTCATCTTGTTCCTGAGAGTACAGTTTTATTTACCAAGGGGACAGCTCATACA TAGCAGTGAGGTGAGGGAGCTTTACTACGCTGAGCTGCGGCAGAAGGTGCTGTGGTCGCAGAGTCGCCATCAGGAAGCTTTGTTCTTCCAGCTGGCGGCGTGTGCTCTTCAAGCTGATGTTGGAGACGTGGAACTGGGAGAGAGGAATGACGAGAAGTCTAAACAAAGGCTATACTTTCTTCCTGAAGATTATTTTCCACCATGG ctaataaagcatcGTGGACGAGACTTTCTCCTCCAGCATTGTCCTGTGTTACACGTCGAGCTGAGAGGCCTCACTCGCACCCAGGCCATCCTACAGTTTATAAAAGAGGCCAACAGTCTGCAGGATGGAGCAGTCGTATTTTACAGGATGAGAAAG cagaaaaaggagCTAAAAAGTTCCTTTCTTCTTGGTGTGGCACTAAGTGGAGTCTGTATTTATCAG GATGTGGAAGGGAGGAAGTGGCTCTTGCATGATTTTCTGTGGACTGATATCGACCGGATCACCTTCCAG ggCAACAGATTTGAAATCTCTGCAGTGGGCTCTTTGTGCCTCCCTAAGCTGGTGTTCTACACTCCCTCTGCCTTCCACTCCAAACATGTCCTGAAACACCTCAGAGACAGCCATCGCCTTCACATCAACACCAGAGATGCAGTCTGCTacctccagcagctggaagacaCAGAAG CCAGCCAACTGCATAGAGAAGCCTATATCTGTGACACCACAAGCCTGAAACACAGACCACAAGCCTGGCCtggacagaaggaggaagaggaggaggaggagg AGTTTGAGTTGTCTGTGGATGAGCCAGAGGAGTTTCTCGTGGATGACCCAGATGAAGTGCCATGGCTGGCCGAGCTGCTCAACAGCGCACCTGTCAGCGCACCTTTGGTGATGCGTTCTTCACGCTGGGCAG CCGTCACTATGGAAATGAAACAG GTTCTCAGTGGCAAAGCTGATGAAGGAGTTCCTGTGGACTAA
- the LOC130539931 gene encoding FERM domain-containing protein 6-like isoform X4 — MAPGEGSRWTGPPPWVGARASDVFQSVAEHLGIAELQMFGLAVLRDNEYLFLDLDKKLSSYFGRRWKSYSSKIQFILFLRVQFYLPRGQLIHSSEVRELYYAELRQKVLWSQSRHQEALFFQLAACALQADVGDVELGERNDEKSKQRLYFLPEDYFPPWLIKHRGRDFLLQHCPVLHVELRGLTRTQAILQFIKEANSLQDGAVVFYRMRKQKKELKSSFLLGVALSGVCIYQDVEGRKWLLHDFLWTDIDRITFQGNRFEISAVGSLCLPKLVFYTPSAFHSKHVLKHLRDSHRLHINTRDAVCYLQQLEDTEASQLHREAYICDTTSLKHRPQAWPGQKEEEEEEEEFELSVDEPEEFLVDDPDEVPWLAELLNSAPVSAPLVMRSSRWAAVTMEMKQVLSGKADEGVPVD, encoded by the exons ATGGCCCCAGGAGAAGGTTCCAGATGGACAGGCCCTCCTCCATGG GTGGGAGCCAGAGCCAGTGACGTGTTCCAAAGCGTGGCGGAACATCTCGGCATCGCAGAGCTCCAGATGTTCGGCCTGGCGGTTCTCAGAG ATAATGAATACCTCTTCCTTGATTTGGATAAAAAGCTGAGCAGCTACTTTGGCCGAAGATGGAAGAGTTACTCTTCAAAG ATCCAATTCATCTTGTTCCTGAGAGTACAGTTTTATTTACCAAGGGGACAGCTCATACA TAGCAGTGAGGTGAGGGAGCTTTACTACGCTGAGCTGCGGCAGAAGGTGCTGTGGTCGCAGAGTCGCCATCAGGAAGCTTTGTTCTTCCAGCTGGCGGCGTGTGCTCTTCAAGCTGATGTTGGAGACGTGGAACTGGGAGAGAGGAATGACGAGAAGTCTAAACAAAGGCTATACTTTCTTCCTGAAGATTATTTTCCACCATGG ctaataaagcatcGTGGACGAGACTTTCTCCTCCAGCATTGTCCTGTGTTACACGTCGAGCTGAGAGGCCTCACTCGCACCCAGGCCATCCTACAGTTTATAAAAGAGGCCAACAGTCTGCAGGATGGAGCAGTCGTATTTTACAGGATGAGAAAG cagaaaaaggagCTAAAAAGTTCCTTTCTTCTTGGTGTGGCACTAAGTGGAGTCTGTATTTATCAG GATGTGGAAGGGAGGAAGTGGCTCTTGCATGATTTTCTGTGGACTGATATCGACCGGATCACCTTCCAG ggCAACAGATTTGAAATCTCTGCAGTGGGCTCTTTGTGCCTCCCTAAGCTGGTGTTCTACACTCCCTCTGCCTTCCACTCCAAACATGTCCTGAAACACCTCAGAGACAGCCATCGCCTTCACATCAACACCAGAGATGCAGTCTGCTacctccagcagctggaagacaCAGAAG CCAGCCAACTGCATAGAGAAGCCTATATCTGTGACACCACAAGCCTGAAACACAGACCACAAGCCTGGCCtggacagaaggaggaagaggaggaggaggagg AGTTTGAGTTGTCTGTGGATGAGCCAGAGGAGTTTCTCGTGGATGACCCAGATGAAGTGCCATGGCTGGCCGAGCTGCTCAACAGCGCACCTGTCAGCGCACCTTTGGTGATGCGTTCTTCACGCTGGGCAG CCGTCACTATGGAAATGAAACAG GTTCTCAGTGGCAAAGCTGATGAAGGAGTTCCTGTGGACTAA